The following are encoded together in the Streptomyces tsukubensis genome:
- a CDS encoding sodium:solute symporter family protein produces MNGSAVIATTVFGLAMVATILIGVWSARGRSKGLTEWSVSSRGLGVLFIWLLMAGETYTSFSFLGAAGWTYSMGVPILYLVAYLTVGFAVAYIVGPALWTYAGRHHLISIADIAEFRFRSRPIGILVAVVATVFLVPYIQVQIQGMGLVVNAMTYGSVDLHVAAVISFVVAEVFILVSGLRGSAWVSVLKDVLVILTVVFLVVYIPLHYLDGVGELMTRMVEERPQWLTFPGHASGGKDSLWFVSTVLLNAVTITIFPTTVAGYLSAKSPNALRRNAILLPWYQLLLFVPMIVGAVALFALPHLGNPDLALYSLVTDSLPSGVVAVIGVAGALSAIVPMSVFMLSIGTLWGRTVLGGGNGSDPRHPRGADRGDSDDVRAKRLSQLVCVIAGLIALLGSLFFASTLVELSVLSYEGLAQLVPVVLVALFWPRMTKAGAVSGMLVGLAVMTVLWASDNDPLYGINGGIIAFAANLLVTVVVTLSEPAAPARPTPAPAVKEPR; encoded by the coding sequence TGTGGAGCGCGCGGGGCCGCTCCAAGGGGCTCACGGAGTGGTCGGTCTCCAGCCGGGGCCTCGGTGTCCTCTTCATCTGGCTGCTGATGGCGGGGGAGACCTACACCAGCTTCTCGTTCCTGGGCGCGGCCGGCTGGACGTACTCCATGGGCGTCCCGATCCTCTACCTGGTCGCCTACCTCACGGTCGGATTCGCCGTGGCCTACATCGTGGGTCCCGCCCTGTGGACGTACGCCGGCCGCCACCACCTGATCTCGATCGCGGACATCGCGGAGTTCCGCTTCAGATCGCGCCCCATCGGCATCCTGGTCGCGGTCGTCGCCACGGTGTTCCTCGTGCCCTACATCCAGGTGCAGATCCAGGGCATGGGTCTCGTCGTCAACGCCATGACGTACGGCAGTGTCGATCTGCACGTGGCGGCCGTCATCTCGTTCGTCGTCGCCGAGGTCTTCATCCTCGTATCAGGACTGCGCGGCTCCGCCTGGGTGAGCGTCCTCAAGGACGTGCTCGTGATCCTCACCGTGGTCTTCCTCGTCGTCTACATCCCGCTGCACTACCTGGACGGCGTCGGCGAGCTGATGACCCGCATGGTCGAGGAACGCCCCCAGTGGCTGACCTTCCCCGGCCACGCCTCGGGCGGCAAGGACTCCCTGTGGTTCGTCAGCACCGTGCTGCTCAACGCCGTCACCATCACCATCTTCCCGACCACCGTCGCCGGTTACCTCAGCGCCAAGAGCCCCAACGCGCTGCGCCGCAACGCGATCCTGCTGCCCTGGTACCAACTGCTGCTGTTCGTGCCGATGATCGTCGGCGCGGTGGCCCTCTTCGCCCTCCCGCACCTGGGCAACCCGGATCTCGCGCTCTACAGTCTGGTCACCGATTCGCTGCCGTCCGGCGTCGTGGCCGTCATCGGTGTGGCGGGCGCGCTCTCCGCGATCGTCCCCATGAGTGTGTTCATGCTCTCCATCGGGACCCTCTGGGGCCGCACCGTCCTCGGCGGCGGCAATGGTTCCGACCCCCGTCACCCGCGCGGAGCGGACCGGGGCGACAGCGACGACGTACGGGCCAAACGCCTGTCCCAGCTCGTCTGTGTGATCGCCGGGCTGATCGCGTTGCTCGGCAGCCTCTTCTTCGCCAGCACCCTGGTGGAGCTGTCCGTACTGTCCTACGAGGGACTCGCGCAACTGGTACCCGTCGTCCTCGTCGCCCTGTTCTGGCCCCGCATGACCAAGGCAGGCGCCGTCAGCGGCATGCTCGTCGGGCTCGCCGTCATGACGGTGCTGTGGGCGAGCGACAACGACCCGCTGTACGGGATCAACGGCGGCATCATCGCCTTCGCCGCCAACCTCCTCGTCACCGTCGTCGTCACCCTCTCCGAGCCCGCGGCGCCCGCCCGGCCGACGCCCGCCCCTGCCGTCAAGGAGCCCCGATGA